Proteins encoded within one genomic window of Mycolicibacterium monacense:
- a CDS encoding metal ABC transporter permease has protein sequence MTTSLVALSYQDNWWQILTSAFMRNALVGGTIVALAAGLIGYFVVVRNTAFAAHALAHIGLPGATGAALLGLPVALGLGVFCIGGALVIGALGRRAADREVATGTVLAMATGLGLLFNSLATRNSSTMTNVLFGNLLAITGEQIVSFAVLLGVLAAGIGVIYRPLLFTSVNAQVADAKGVPVRGLSVVFMVLLGLTVTMAVQAVGTLLLFALVVTPAAAAIMLTARPAAAIALSTAVNLVAVWFGLALSAMFNAPPSFIIVTIACGVWAVVWAVERGLRSSADRVLVT, from the coding sequence GTGACGACCTCGCTTGTGGCGCTCTCCTACCAGGACAACTGGTGGCAGATCCTGACGTCGGCCTTCATGCGCAACGCACTGGTGGGCGGCACCATCGTGGCGTTGGCCGCCGGGCTGATCGGATACTTCGTCGTCGTCCGCAACACCGCGTTCGCCGCCCACGCACTCGCCCACATCGGTCTGCCCGGCGCGACGGGCGCCGCCCTGCTCGGACTCCCGGTGGCACTGGGACTCGGGGTGTTCTGCATCGGTGGTGCACTCGTCATCGGCGCGCTGGGGCGGCGGGCGGCCGACCGTGAGGTGGCGACGGGGACGGTGCTGGCCATGGCGACGGGGCTCGGATTGCTGTTCAACTCTCTGGCGACACGCAATTCGAGCACGATGACCAACGTGTTGTTCGGCAATCTGCTGGCGATCACCGGCGAGCAGATCGTGTCGTTCGCGGTGCTGCTCGGCGTGTTGGCGGCGGGTATCGGCGTGATCTACCGGCCGCTGCTGTTCACCTCGGTCAACGCCCAGGTGGCCGACGCCAAGGGCGTACCGGTGCGCGGCCTTTCGGTGGTGTTCATGGTGCTGCTCGGTCTCACGGTGACGATGGCCGTACAGGCGGTCGGGACGCTGCTGCTGTTCGCGTTGGTGGTGACGCCCGCCGCGGCGGCGATCATGCTGACCGCGCGCCCCGCGGCGGCGATCGCGCTGTCGACGGCGGTGAACCTGGTCGCGGTCTGGTTCGGCCTCGCGCTGTCGGCGATGTTCAACGCCCCACCCAGTTTCATCATCGTGACCATCGCGTGCGGGGTGTGGGCGGTGGTGTGGGCGGTCGAACGCGGCCTGCGGTCGTCGGCCGACCGCGTGCTGGTCACCTGA
- a CDS encoding LacI family DNA-binding transcriptional regulator: MSRSAEPRRHATLASLAAELKVSRTTISNAYNRPDQLSAELRERIFSAAKRLGYPGPDPVARSLRTRRAGAVGLMITEPLNYSFSDPAALDFVAGLAESCEEAGQGLLLVAIGPNRSVADGSAAVLAAGVDGFVIYSASDDDPYLPVVQQRHLPVVVVDQPKDVPGTSRVGIDDRAAMRELTEYVLGLGHRDIGLLTMRLGLDRPDGDPRPAVAHPDRLRTPHFHVQRERIGGVFDAIAAAGLDQRAVTVVESYEHLPTSGGAAAEVALATNPRLTALMCTADVLALSAMDHLRSRGIYVPGQMTVTGFDGIPDAVRRGLTTVVQPSMEKGRRAGRLLHQPPRNGLPVVDILDTRMVRGRTAGAPA, encoded by the coding sequence ATGTCCAGGAGTGCGGAGCCGCGGCGCCATGCGACCCTGGCCTCGCTCGCCGCGGAACTGAAGGTCAGCCGCACCACGATCTCCAATGCGTACAACCGGCCGGACCAGTTGTCGGCCGAACTGCGCGAGCGAATCTTCAGCGCCGCCAAACGCCTCGGCTACCCCGGCCCCGATCCGGTGGCCAGATCGCTGCGCACCCGCAGGGCCGGTGCGGTCGGGCTGATGATCACCGAACCGCTCAACTACTCCTTCAGCGATCCGGCCGCACTGGATTTCGTTGCGGGCCTTGCGGAATCGTGTGAGGAGGCCGGCCAGGGGCTGCTCCTGGTCGCCATCGGGCCGAACCGCAGCGTGGCGGACGGTTCGGCCGCCGTCCTGGCCGCCGGCGTCGACGGTTTCGTCATCTACTCCGCGAGCGACGACGATCCGTACCTTCCGGTCGTGCAGCAGCGGCACCTGCCGGTGGTGGTGGTCGACCAACCCAAAGACGTCCCCGGCACCTCCCGCGTGGGTATCGACGACCGCGCGGCGATGCGTGAGTTGACCGAATACGTTCTGGGCCTTGGCCACCGCGACATCGGACTGCTCACGATGCGGCTCGGCCTGGACCGGCCCGACGGCGATCCCCGCCCCGCCGTCGCCCATCCGGACCGGCTGCGGACACCGCACTTCCACGTTCAGCGTGAGCGCATCGGAGGTGTGTTCGACGCGATCGCCGCGGCCGGACTCGATCAGCGCGCGGTGACGGTCGTCGAGAGCTACGAGCACCTGCCCACTTCGGGCGGCGCGGCCGCCGAGGTCGCGCTGGCCACCAACCCGCGGCTGACGGCGCTGATGTGCACCGCCGACGTGCTCGCGCTGTCGGCGATGGACCATCTGCGCTCGCGCGGCATCTACGTCCCGGGACAGATGACGGTCACGGGGTTCGACGGCATCCCCGATGCGGTGCGCCGCGGACTGACCACGGTCGTCCAACCGAGTATGGAGAAGGGGCGTCGCGCGGGAAGGCTGCTGCACCAGCCACCCCGTAACGGTCTGCCCGTCGTCGACATCCTCGACACCCGCATGGTGCGCGGCCGCACCGCCGGTGCGCCCGCCTGA
- a CDS encoding phosphotransferase, protein MLTPDELTARTTRAVAAAASAGRHLGLHVDEPRVLYDVFSVIVHLAPAPVAVRVPTVLPPSLRARPDRQTAQQQAELAVAGWLADRGFPVVPPSPLVPREPVVRDGFSMTFWQYLDAVSDAEPDWPQRCASTARLHAALRDYPGEGLGFWTQFDTYIPAALAELEHHPDLLARADLHRAQRDWDRIAPILTSRAAFESAFPGVDVQPIHGDAPFHNMIVTPTGEYWSDFESVTLGAVESDLAMVGPEGRAAYDAAATELGLRTLDDRVVALTESAGLLAAVACLAMAPQLPMLVDALAPTVDLWRARSG, encoded by the coding sequence GTGCTCACTCCTGACGAGCTGACCGCGCGGACCACGCGGGCCGTCGCGGCGGCGGCCTCCGCCGGACGCCACCTCGGTCTGCACGTCGACGAGCCGCGTGTGCTCTACGACGTCTTCTCCGTCATCGTGCACCTGGCGCCCGCGCCGGTGGCGGTGCGGGTTCCGACGGTGCTGCCGCCCTCGCTGCGAGCCCGCCCCGACCGGCAGACGGCTCAGCAGCAAGCCGAACTCGCGGTCGCGGGCTGGTTGGCCGACCGCGGCTTCCCGGTGGTGCCGCCCAGTCCCCTGGTGCCACGCGAACCCGTTGTCCGCGACGGTTTTTCGATGACCTTCTGGCAGTATCTGGACGCCGTCTCCGACGCCGAGCCGGACTGGCCGCAACGGTGCGCGTCGACGGCGCGGCTGCATGCCGCGCTGCGTGACTACCCCGGTGAGGGGCTGGGGTTCTGGACGCAGTTCGACACCTACATTCCCGCGGCCCTGGCCGAACTCGAACACCACCCGGACCTGCTCGCCAGAGCTGATCTGCATCGGGCACAACGGGATTGGGACCGAATCGCGCCGATACTGACGTCGCGCGCGGCGTTCGAGTCGGCGTTTCCCGGCGTCGACGTCCAGCCGATCCACGGCGACGCACCGTTTCACAACATGATCGTCACACCCACCGGCGAATACTGGTCGGACTTCGAGTCGGTGACGCTGGGCGCGGTGGAGTCGGACCTCGCGATGGTCGGACCCGAGGGCCGGGCCGCCTACGACGCGGCCGCCACCGAACTCGGTCTGCGCACACTCGACGACCGGGTGGTCGCGCTCACCGAGTCGGCGGGTCTGCTCGCCGCGGTGGCCTGCCTGGCGATGGCGCCGCAGTTGCCGATGCTCGTCGATGCGCTCGCCCCGACGGTCGACCTGTGGCGCGCCCGCAGCGGGTAG
- the otsB gene encoding trehalose-phosphatase has product MADGVPTDLRQALDGAARLPRLLIACDYDGTLAPIVSNPADARPLPASAAAVEELAALPATTVALISGRALGVLKELSGVSGRVHLVGSHGAEFDTGFLSPIDERAEALLVEIKQTLDEIAAEYAGVTTELKPASVALHVRNASTDDGEAAMHRANEAAARWDAQVTDGKAVKEFAVIQTDKGQAVDILRDQHDASAVLFLGDDVTDEKAFRRMRDGDIGVKVGPGDTAAAYRVDEPRDVAEVLEYLLAVRRRAHS; this is encoded by the coding sequence GTGGCCGACGGCGTACCGACAGATCTCCGCCAGGCGCTCGACGGCGCCGCACGACTTCCGCGTCTGCTGATCGCCTGTGACTACGACGGCACGCTGGCGCCGATCGTGTCCAACCCCGCCGACGCCCGTCCGCTGCCCGCGTCGGCGGCCGCGGTGGAGGAACTGGCTGCGCTGCCCGCCACCACGGTCGCGCTGATCTCCGGCCGCGCACTGGGCGTGCTCAAGGAACTCTCCGGGGTGTCCGGCCGTGTGCACCTCGTCGGCAGCCACGGAGCGGAGTTCGACACCGGGTTCCTGTCCCCCATCGATGAGCGAGCCGAAGCACTGCTGGTCGAGATCAAACAGACCCTCGACGAGATCGCCGCCGAATACGCCGGTGTGACAACCGAACTCAAACCCGCCAGTGTCGCGCTGCACGTGCGCAACGCCTCGACCGACGACGGTGAAGCGGCGATGCACCGCGCGAACGAGGCGGCCGCGCGGTGGGATGCGCAGGTCACCGACGGCAAGGCGGTCAAGGAGTTCGCCGTCATCCAGACCGACAAGGGACAGGCCGTCGACATCCTGCGCGATCAGCACGACGCCTCGGCGGTGCTGTTCCTCGGCGACGACGTCACCGACGAGAAGGCGTTCCGCCGGATGCGCGACGGCGACATCGGTGTGAAGGTCGGCCCCGGCGACACCGCGGCGGCGTACCGGGTCGACGAACCCCGCGACGTGGCCGAGGTGCTCGAGTACCTGCTGGCCGTGCGGCGTCGTGCTCACTCCTGA
- the kstR gene encoding cholesterol catabolism transcriptional regulator KstR has protein sequence MSSPASSSGSRPREVMNVAVLAESELGSEAQRERRKRILDATLAIASKGGYEAVQMRAVAERADVAVGTLYRYFPSKVHLLVSALGREFERIDAKTDRAALAGGTPYQRLNFMVGKLNRAMQRNPLLTEAMTRAFVFADASAAGEVDHVGKLMDSMFARAMSDGEPTEDQYHIARVISDVWLSNLLAWLTRRASATDVSKRLDLAVRLLIGDGDRPKI, from the coding sequence ATGTCGTCGCCAGCAAGCAGCTCGGGTTCTCGGCCACGCGAGGTGATGAACGTGGCGGTACTCGCGGAATCCGAACTCGGCTCCGAGGCGCAGCGGGAGCGGCGTAAGCGGATCCTCGACGCGACCCTCGCGATCGCGTCGAAGGGCGGTTACGAGGCGGTGCAGATGCGCGCGGTCGCTGAACGCGCGGACGTCGCCGTCGGCACCCTCTACCGGTACTTCCCGTCGAAGGTGCACCTGCTGGTGTCGGCGCTGGGCCGCGAGTTCGAGCGGATCGACGCCAAGACCGACCGTGCCGCGCTCGCCGGCGGTACGCCGTACCAGCGGCTGAACTTCATGGTCGGCAAGCTCAACCGGGCAATGCAGCGCAACCCGCTGCTGACCGAGGCCATGACGCGGGCGTTCGTGTTCGCCGACGCGTCCGCCGCCGGTGAGGTCGATCACGTCGGAAAGCTGATGGACTCGATGTTCGCGCGCGCGATGAGCGACGGTGAACCGACCGAGGACCAGTACCACATCGCCCGCGTCATCTCCGACGTCTGGCTGTCGAACCTGCTGGCGTGGCTGACCCGCCGCGCCTCGGCGACCGACGTGAGCAAACGGCTCGATTTGGCGGTGCGGCTGCTCATCGGCGACGGCGACCGCCCTAAGATCTGA
- a CDS encoding acyl-CoA dehydrogenase, translating to MTQSVLSGSGPGTDEQFAAREMVRDWAAASRASEAAREVEQGDADAWRRAYSGLAELGIFGVAIPEDQGGAGGTVADLCAMVDEAAAAMVPGPVATTALATLVVADADLLEALASGERTAGLTLTAELTLDGGTASGVAPHVLGADPTGLLLLPAGDAVVLVDATADGVTVEPLTATDFSRPLARVVLDNAAVVTLDVTAERLADLTATLLAAEAAGLARWQLVTATEYAKVREQFGKPIGSFQAIKHMCAEMLLRAEQVSVASADAARAVTEGDERQLSIAAAVAAAAGIDAAEANAKDCIQVLGGIGITWEHDAHLYLRRAYGISQALGGRSRWLRRIADLTQQGVRRELRIDLDSVEGLRPEIRAAVAEIAKLPAEQRQPALAEAGLLAPHWPKPFGRAASAAEQLLIDQELAEAQVQRPDLVIGWWAAPTILEHGSPEQIEQFVPATLSGELSWCQLFSEPGAGSDLAALRTKAVRAEGVSASGTKSSGWRLTGQKVWTSAAHKAHWGVCLARTDPDAPKHKGITYFLIDMKSPGIVIRPLREITGDELFNEVFFDDVFVPDEMVVGKVNDGWRLARTTLANERIAMAGGTALGNPMEELLRTVAEHGLDAADQDRLGRLILTAQVGSLLDQRIAQKAVGGQDPGAESSARKLIGVRYRQGLAEFRMDLSDGAGAVVNQQVHDFLNTRCLTIAGGTEQILLTLAGERLLGLPR from the coding sequence ATGACCCAGTCAGTGCTGTCGGGGTCCGGCCCCGGTACCGACGAGCAGTTTGCTGCCCGGGAGATGGTGCGCGATTGGGCCGCGGCGTCGCGGGCGTCCGAAGCCGCCCGCGAGGTCGAGCAGGGCGATGCGGACGCCTGGCGCCGGGCGTATTCGGGCCTGGCGGAACTCGGCATCTTCGGGGTGGCGATCCCGGAGGATCAGGGTGGCGCCGGCGGCACGGTCGCCGACCTGTGCGCGATGGTCGACGAGGCCGCCGCGGCCATGGTGCCCGGACCGGTGGCGACGACGGCGCTGGCGACGCTGGTGGTCGCCGACGCCGACCTGCTGGAGGCGCTGGCGTCCGGGGAACGCACCGCCGGCCTCACGCTGACGGCGGAGCTGACCCTCGACGGCGGGACGGCCTCCGGCGTCGCGCCGCACGTGCTGGGCGCCGACCCCACCGGGCTGCTGCTGCTGCCGGCCGGTGATGCGGTCGTCCTCGTCGACGCGACCGCCGACGGGGTGACGGTCGAACCGCTGACCGCCACGGACTTCTCCCGTCCGCTGGCCCGGGTGGTGCTCGACAACGCAGCCGTCGTCACGCTCGACGTCACCGCCGAGCGGCTGGCGGATCTCACCGCGACACTGCTCGCCGCCGAGGCGGCCGGTCTGGCCCGGTGGCAACTGGTCACCGCGACCGAGTACGCCAAGGTGCGCGAACAGTTCGGCAAGCCGATCGGCAGCTTCCAGGCGATCAAGCACATGTGCGCGGAGATGCTGCTGCGCGCCGAGCAGGTCTCGGTGGCCTCGGCGGACGCCGCCCGCGCCGTCACCGAGGGCGACGAGCGGCAGCTGAGCATTGCGGCCGCGGTCGCCGCGGCCGCGGGGATCGACGCGGCGGAGGCCAACGCCAAGGACTGCATTCAGGTGCTGGGCGGTATCGGGATCACCTGGGAACACGACGCACACCTGTATCTGCGCCGGGCGTACGGGATTTCGCAGGCCCTCGGTGGCCGCTCGCGGTGGCTGCGCCGCATCGCGGACCTGACCCAGCAGGGGGTGCGTCGCGAGTTGCGGATCGACCTCGACTCGGTCGAGGGGCTGCGGCCCGAGATCCGTGCCGCGGTCGCCGAGATCGCGAAGCTGCCTGCCGAACAGCGTCAGCCCGCGCTCGCCGAGGCGGGTCTGCTCGCGCCGCACTGGCCGAAACCGTTCGGCCGGGCGGCGTCGGCGGCCGAGCAGCTGCTGATCGATCAGGAGCTCGCCGAAGCGCAGGTGCAGCGGCCCGACCTCGTGATCGGCTGGTGGGCAGCGCCGACGATCCTCGAACACGGCAGCCCCGAGCAGATCGAGCAGTTCGTCCCCGCCACCCTGAGCGGTGAGCTGTCCTGGTGCCAGCTGTTCAGCGAACCGGGTGCCGGCTCGGACCTGGCCGCACTGCGCACGAAAGCGGTTCGGGCCGAAGGCGTGTCCGCGAGCGGCACAAAGAGCTCCGGTTGGCGGCTGACCGGGCAGAAGGTGTGGACGTCGGCGGCGCACAAGGCGCACTGGGGAGTCTGCCTGGCGCGCACCGATCCGGACGCCCCGAAACACAAGGGCATCACGTACTTCCTCATCGACATGAAGAGCCCGGGCATCGTGATCCGCCCGCTGCGCGAGATCACCGGCGACGAACTGTTCAACGAGGTGTTCTTCGACGACGTCTTCGTGCCCGACGAGATGGTCGTCGGAAAGGTCAACGACGGGTGGCGGTTGGCGCGCACCACGCTGGCCAACGAGCGGATCGCGATGGCCGGCGGCACCGCGTTGGGCAACCCGATGGAGGAGCTGCTGCGCACCGTGGCCGAACATGGGCTCGACGCGGCCGATCAGGACCGGCTCGGCCGGCTGATCCTCACCGCGCAGGTGGGCTCGTTGCTCGATCAGCGGATCGCGCAGAAGGCCGTGGGTGGGCAGGACCCGGGTGCGGAATCCAGCGCCCGCAAGCTGATCGGCGTGCGGTACCGGCAGGGGCTGGCGGAGTTCCGGATGGATCTGTCCGACGGGGCAGGCGCCGTGGTCAACCAGCAGGTGCACGACTTCCTGAACACGCGTTGCCTGACCATCGCTGGCGGCACCGAGCAGATCCTGCTGACCCTGGCCGGCGAGCGTCTGCTGGGCCTGCCCCGGTAG
- a CDS encoding ferredoxin--NADP reductase has translation MTDEPLGSHVLELEVADVVEETADARSLVFKAGADIPAERLRYSPGQFLTLRVPSDRTGSVARCYSLCSSPFTDDPLTVTVKRTADGYASNWLCDNAHPGMKLHVLAPSGTFVPKSLDTDFLLMAAGSGITPMLAILKSALVEGSGKVVLVYANRDESNVIFAGTLRELGQKYSDRLTVVHWLESVQGLPTATALAGLAAPYTGHDAYICGPGPFMAAAEEALTSAGTAADKIHIEVFKSLESDPFAAVVIEEDDSDEGPATAVVTLDGETHEIRWPRNAKLLDVLLDKGLDAPFSCREGHCGACAVLKKSGEVEMEVNDVLEQSDLDEGLILGCQAMPRSDSVEVTYDE, from the coding sequence GTGACGGACGAGCCACTCGGTAGCCACGTGCTGGAACTGGAGGTGGCCGACGTCGTCGAGGAGACCGCCGACGCACGCTCCCTGGTGTTCAAGGCGGGTGCCGACATCCCGGCCGAACGGCTGCGCTACTCCCCCGGCCAGTTCCTCACGCTGCGTGTGCCCAGCGACCGGACCGGATCCGTCGCGCGGTGCTACTCGCTGTGCAGTTCGCCGTTCACCGACGACCCGCTGACCGTGACGGTCAAGCGCACCGCCGACGGCTACGCCTCGAACTGGTTGTGCGACAACGCCCACCCCGGCATGAAGCTTCACGTGCTGGCCCCGTCGGGCACCTTCGTCCCGAAATCGCTCGACACCGACTTCCTGCTGATGGCCGCAGGCAGCGGCATCACCCCGATGCTCGCCATCCTGAAGTCGGCACTGGTCGAGGGCAGCGGGAAGGTGGTGCTGGTCTACGCCAACCGCGACGAATCCAACGTCATCTTCGCCGGCACGCTGCGGGAGCTGGGCCAGAAGTACTCCGACCGGCTCACCGTCGTGCACTGGCTGGAATCCGTGCAGGGTCTGCCCACCGCGACCGCGCTGGCCGGCCTGGCCGCCCCGTACACCGGTCACGACGCCTACATCTGCGGACCGGGTCCGTTCATGGCCGCCGCCGAGGAGGCGCTGACCAGCGCGGGCACCGCCGCCGACAAGATCCACATCGAGGTCTTCAAATCGCTGGAGTCCGATCCGTTCGCCGCGGTGGTCATCGAAGAGGACGACAGCGACGAGGGCCCGGCCACCGCTGTGGTGACCCTCGACGGCGAGACCCACGAGATCCGCTGGCCGCGCAACGCGAAGCTGCTCGACGTGCTGCTCGACAAGGGCCTCGACGCGCCGTTCTCCTGCCGCGAGGGCCATTGCGGCGCCTGCGCGGTGCTCAAGAAGAGCGGCGAGGTCGAGATGGAGGTCAACGACGTGCTCGAGCAGTCGGACCTCGACGAGGGCCTCATCCTGGGATGCCAGGCGATGCCTCGTTCGGATTCGGTCGAAGTCACTTACGACGAATAG
- the hsaA gene encoding 3-hydroxy-9,10-secoandrosta-1,3,5(10)-triene-9,17-dione monooxygenase oxygenase subunit: MTSIEQRDAQAVLSGIDDLLPTLRQRAQEAEDLRRLPDETVKDLDEIGFFKLLQPQQWGGMQCDPSLFYEAVRRLGSACGSTGWVASIIGVHNWHLALFDQKAQDEVWGDDPSVRVSSSYAPMGAGTVVDGGYRVSGAWQWSSGCDHATWAFLGGPVIKDGKPVDFGSFLIPRSEYRIDDVWNVVGLKGTGSNTVVVEDVFVPRHRFLSYKAMNDGTAGGFENNTAPVYKMPWGTMHPTTISAPIMGMAYGAYEAHVEHQGKRVRAAFAGEKSKDDPFAKIRIAEAASDIDAGWRQLIGNVGEEYALLAAGKEIPFELRARARRDQVRATARAIASIDLLFEASGATALGIDQPVQRFWRDAHAGRVHAANEPERAYLIFGNDAFGLPPQDTMV, translated from the coding sequence GTGACGTCCATTGAACAGCGCGACGCGCAGGCGGTCCTCAGCGGTATCGACGACCTCCTGCCCACGTTGCGTCAGCGTGCGCAGGAGGCCGAAGATCTGCGCCGCCTGCCCGACGAGACGGTGAAGGATCTCGACGAGATCGGCTTCTTCAAGCTGCTCCAACCCCAGCAGTGGGGCGGTATGCAGTGCGATCCGTCGCTGTTCTACGAAGCGGTGCGCCGCCTCGGCAGCGCGTGCGGGTCGACCGGTTGGGTCGCCTCGATCATCGGCGTGCACAACTGGCACCTGGCGCTGTTCGACCAGAAGGCCCAGGACGAGGTCTGGGGCGACGATCCGTCGGTGCGGGTGTCGTCGTCGTACGCGCCGATGGGTGCGGGCACCGTGGTCGACGGCGGGTACCGGGTCAGCGGCGCCTGGCAGTGGTCCTCCGGATGCGATCACGCCACCTGGGCGTTCCTCGGCGGCCCGGTGATCAAGGACGGCAAGCCCGTCGACTTCGGCAGCTTCCTGATCCCGCGCAGCGAGTACCGCATCGACGACGTGTGGAATGTGGTCGGGCTCAAAGGCACCGGCAGCAACACCGTCGTCGTCGAGGATGTCTTCGTCCCGCGGCACCGCTTCCTGTCCTACAAGGCGATGAACGACGGCACCGCGGGCGGATTCGAGAACAACACCGCCCCGGTGTACAAGATGCCCTGGGGCACAATGCATCCCACGACCATCAGCGCGCCGATCATGGGTATGGCCTACGGCGCCTACGAAGCCCACGTCGAACATCAGGGCAAGCGGGTGCGCGCCGCGTTCGCCGGCGAGAAGTCCAAGGACGACCCGTTCGCCAAGATCCGCATCGCCGAAGCCGCCAGTGACATCGACGCCGGTTGGCGCCAGCTGATCGGCAACGTCGGCGAGGAGTACGCACTTCTGGCCGCCGGCAAGGAGATCCCGTTCGAGCTGCGCGCCAGGGCCCGCCGCGACCAGGTGCGCGCCACCGCCCGCGCCATCGCCTCCATCGACCTGCTGTTCGAGGCGTCCGGTGCCACGGCGCTGGGTATCGACCAGCCCGTGCAACGGTTCTGGCGCGACGCACACGCCGGCCGCGTCCACGCCGCCAACGAACCCGAGCGGGCCTACCTGATCTTCGGCAACGACGCGTTCGGGTTGCCGCCGCAGGACACGATGGTCTGA
- the hsaD gene encoding 4,5:9,10-diseco-3-hydroxy-5,9,17-trioxoandrosta-1(10),2-diene-4-oate hydrolase, which yields MTSYIKQTESQVEITFESTSRFAEVSGKGPAMRLHYHEAGVSHPETVVLLHGGGPGASSWSNFSKNIEVLARHFHVLAVDQPGYGLSDKHTEHEQYNRYSANALLNLFDHLGIERAALVGNSLGGGTAVRFALDNPDRAGRLVLMGPGGLSVNLFAPDPTEGVKLLGRFAAEPTRENIEKFLRIMVWDQSLITPELVEERFRIASTPESLAATRAMGKSFAGPDFELGMMWREVYKLRQRVLLIWGREDRVNPLDGALVALKQIPRVQLHVFGQCGHWAQLEKFDEFNNLTIDFLGGTR from the coding sequence ATGACGTCCTACATCAAACAGACCGAGTCGCAGGTCGAGATCACCTTCGAGTCCACCTCGCGGTTTGCGGAAGTAAGCGGCAAGGGTCCTGCCATGCGGCTGCACTACCACGAGGCGGGCGTCAGCCACCCCGAGACCGTGGTGCTGCTGCACGGTGGCGGCCCCGGCGCCTCGAGCTGGTCGAACTTCTCGAAGAACATCGAGGTGCTGGCGCGGCATTTCCACGTGCTTGCGGTCGACCAGCCGGGTTACGGCCTCTCCGACAAGCACACCGAGCACGAGCAGTACAACCGCTACAGCGCCAACGCGCTGCTGAACCTCTTCGACCACCTCGGTATCGAACGTGCTGCGCTGGTGGGCAACTCACTCGGCGGCGGAACCGCGGTGCGGTTCGCACTCGACAATCCCGACCGGGCGGGCCGGCTGGTGCTGATGGGCCCGGGCGGGTTGAGTGTCAACCTGTTCGCACCGGACCCCACCGAGGGCGTCAAGCTGCTCGGCCGTTTCGCCGCCGAACCGACGCGCGAGAACATCGAGAAGTTCCTGCGCATCATGGTCTGGGACCAGAGCCTGATCACCCCCGAACTGGTCGAGGAGCGGTTCCGGATCGCCAGCACGCCGGAGTCGCTGGCCGCCACCAGGGCGATGGGTAAGTCCTTCGCCGGACCGGATTTCGAGCTCGGCATGATGTGGCGTGAGGTGTACAAGCTGCGCCAGCGGGTACTGCTCATCTGGGGTCGCGAGGACCGGGTGAACCCGCTCGACGGGGCGCTGGTCGCGCTCAAGCAGATTCCCCGCGTACAACTGCACGTCTTCGGCCAGTGCGGACACTGGGCGCAGCTCGAGAAGTTCGACGAGTTCAACAACCTCACCATTGATTTCCTCGGAGGCACACGATGA
- the hsaC gene encoding iron-dependent extradiol dioxygenase HsaC, with protein sequence MSIRSLGYLRIESTDVAAWREYGLKVLGMVEGKGTVDGALYLRMDEFPARLVIVPGERDRLLQSGWETANAEGLQEIRNRLDVEGTPYKEATAAELADRRVDGMITFDDPSGNTLEIFHGVALEHRRVVSPYGHKFVTEEQGLGHVVLTTRDDAESTHFYRDVLGFKLRDSMRLPPQLVGRPADGAPAWLRFFGVNPRHHSLAFMPGETPSGIVHLMIEVENSDDVGLCLDRALRRKVPMSATLGRHVNDKMLSFYMKTPGGFDVEFGCEGLEVEDENWIARESTAVSLWGHDFSVGFK encoded by the coding sequence ATGAGCATCCGGTCGCTGGGCTATCTCCGGATCGAGAGCACCGACGTCGCCGCATGGCGGGAGTACGGGCTCAAGGTGCTCGGCATGGTCGAGGGCAAGGGCACCGTGGACGGTGCCCTGTACCTGCGGATGGACGAGTTCCCCGCCCGCCTGGTCATCGTGCCGGGTGAGCGCGACCGGCTGCTGCAGTCGGGGTGGGAGACCGCCAACGCCGAAGGCCTGCAGGAGATCCGCAACCGGCTCGACGTCGAGGGCACCCCGTACAAGGAGGCCACCGCCGCCGAACTCGCCGACCGCCGCGTCGACGGGATGATCACCTTCGACGATCCGTCCGGCAACACACTGGAGATCTTCCACGGCGTCGCGCTCGAACACCGCAGGGTGGTCAGCCCGTACGGGCACAAGTTCGTCACCGAGGAGCAGGGGCTCGGGCACGTCGTGCTCACCACCCGCGACGACGCCGAATCCACCCACTTCTACCGCGACGTCCTGGGTTTCAAGTTGCGCGACTCGATGCGGCTGCCTCCCCAGCTCGTCGGCCGACCCGCCGACGGTGCACCGGCATGGCTGAGGTTCTTCGGGGTCAACCCTCGCCACCACAGCTTGGCGTTCATGCCGGGGGAGACCCCGAGCGGTATCGTCCACCTGATGATCGAGGTGGAGAACAGCGACGACGTCGGGCTGTGCCTGGACCGGGCGCTGCGTCGCAAGGTGCCGATGTCGGCGACGCTCGGCCGTCACGTCAACGACAAGATGCTGTCGTTCTACATGAAGACGCCGGGCGGTTTCGACGTCGAATTCGGTTGCGAGGGGCTCGAAGTCGAGGACGAGAACTGGATCGCCCGGGAGAGCACCGCGGTCAGCCTGTGGGGTCACGACTTCAGCGTCGGCTTCAAGTAG